TATGAAATGCAAAATGATGCAACCCTACCTCTGAGCAGTATCTGTTAGAATAACAACTTCATCATTTGGGTAAACTGCTGACAACGTTTGACTCATGTTCTGCTCTCATCCTCAGAGGTGAAAACACGTAAGGATCATCGATAGCAACTACATCAATTCTTGATCAtttggaaaataaaataaagctcAGGAGCACTTGTGTTTTGAGTTTTAAATGGCTTTGGTTTTCACACATCACTTCGTTTCTGTACTGCATAGGACAAAGGCTCTGAATGTTCAGCCACACATGAATGGTGActacaaaaaacaaaactttaAAGTTAGATTAACTAAATAAGAACTACACTATGGGGAACATATATTTCAGGGCTGTGTACGTTTTGTGTAAAATTCAACAAAACCTCACAAAACATAATATCATAAAAGGCTGCTCTGATATTGTTCATACTGTATTTACACTTGCATaattcactttttttccttttgtggTGCTTTATACATGTAGTCattcaaaatgtattatttaagtatttttttttatcattgtaGCTCATTTTATGAACTGGCATTtgagggaggaaaaaaacagaacatatgaaaaaaaaaaaacagtgaattTCCAGCTGACTCTAAACAAGTGAATGAGGGTTTTTCTTATTCATTAACCCCtggattgtgaggacatgcttCACAGTCCCAATTTCCTGCTGGAACATGATGAAGGTCAAAGGCATTTCTACCACTCGAGAAGAAAATCGGAACTCATTTCATACATGGTTTCTCATTAAATGGCTACAATGGTTAATTAAATCCCAATCAAACTCACTTAGCAAAATCCCCTCTGCCAAAGCACACAGCTTAAAACTGTCAACAAGATGTTGACATGTGGGAGAAGAAGctgccaagagagagagagaggggggtggagaaagagtgagagagagaaaaagagagagatggagggaggaatggagagacAGTAATGAGGAAATGACACAGGccacagaaaataaaaaataaagacatgGAATTGGAATAGAATTACCAGGACCACAAGCTGCGTCTCAGAAGGTATTCCCCGACAACACCTCTAAATCATATTCAACAGAGCTGCTATTTACATGACTTGTGAACTACACCTCTAAACCTCCACCCACTCTCACTATCTTGCCCACCACTATATACTACGTAATGagaaatacataaacacacacttgtgatCTGCAAAACCCCTGGCCTGATGCACTCAGGAAATCAGGCTGATCTCAGTtcagctggtgtgtgtatgtgtgtgcctgtcactGACGCATGATTGTCAGGCAGCTGCCGCATCAGGGCCAGAACAGGGGTGAGTCTGTCCCAGAGCCAGTCGCTCTTTGGGCTGGTTCCCTGGGGGTGACCAATCACATCACCCTCACTGAGTCCAGCTGCTCCGTGATTGGATACCGCATcagttcatctttgagtccagcTCCTCTGTGATTGGACGACGCTGGGGGTCATGACCTCTTCTCAACAGGTGGAGCATGCTCAGCACATCCAATTACACTGCTTGGCTGTGACCAATCTCAAGTTTTTAGCTTGTAATTTTCCGTCGCTTCAGGGGGAACATTTTATCATTAAGTCAGAAAAAGGCGATaagatggacagaaagagataATGCTACGCTCTTAAAGATGAGCGTGATAAGACCACAAataacagagaagagaggagggagaggaaagatggagagagagagagggaagaagagatgagaggagcagaaacaaaagagagaacgtggagaagagagagagggagggagagagagagagagggtgagagagggagggagggagagagagagactatgagAATGAGGAGGCTTCGGTGAGGAGCTGTCAGAACAGCACGGTCTCTGGGTCCAACTCAGCACTGCGGTGATGGGGGAGGCCAGCGCAGTAGAAACTCCCACCTGATTTCAGCAGTCTGATGGACGGGAACATGCctggagccacacacacacacgcacgcacacacacacacacacacaaaaacacacaatgtcACGACTGAGAAATGTCACGACTCTCTTCATCAACTTCGCCTCCATAAACAAACTTTGCATTTGTGGGCTGCTACTTAAAGAGAGCCAGTGAGAAATGCTCAGTGTATACACCGTCCGTCTGGATTCCCAAACAGCTCGGGGGGGATCTCGCTTAGACACAAAGCTCCGGAGTCTGATATATTCTCAAATGTTATGGgatggttggtgtgtgttttgttgtcagCATAAATATTGAAAACTGAtcaaacagtgatttatttcaCCAGTTGTGTAGCAGTGTACTAGTGCTAGACTATCATTGTACTAGTTCTACCTATTGTTGTAACAACTACTACTCTAACaactatgatgatgatgatgatggtgatggtgactgTTTTGTCTTTAGATGACCTCACCTCTTGCTCCTCCTCCATTGCTGGTCAACTCCGCAGTAGGTTTGCAGAGGTGATCTCTGACCCCTTgacccctgctctctccctcgGGGCCGAGCTGCACCTGTCCTGGTTTCACGTAGACAGATTTCATGGGGACATAGTGTGTGTCCCACTCGTAGTTCTCATCCACCGAGCTCCCTCTCCTccgcagcctacacacacacagaacaggtcAGTCAGACAGGTGAGTCAGACAGGTCAGTTAAACATGTGAGTCAGACAGGTGAGTTAAACAGGTGAGTCAGACAGGTGAATCATAGGGGGCAGgagagttgggggggggggggcaggagagTTAGGGGGGGTAGGAGAGTTGAGGGTGGGGGTAGAAGAGTTGGGGGTAGAAGAGTTGAGGGTAGGGGTAGGAGGGTTGGGGGCaggagagatggggtgagagTGAGCTCTTTggtaagagagggagaagagagatggagggaaagtgACATCCAATCAGTTTGATAGGCACGTAACGTACGGCACAAGTGATGCACCTCAGGGTGCCACTAACATAGACGCAGCCACAAACTACTGTCTGTGCAGTCCCTCAGGGTGCCACTAACATAGACGCAACCACAAACTACTGTCTGTGCAGTCCCTGCAAGCTGTTAGACTACCGTCTATTGTATAAGTAATCAATCtgtgaaaacattaacatatcaaatataattaacaaaaaatattcatgTACTATAATTAGTTATCATGTAATTGACTCATTAAAGAAAGATATTACAAGAATaggagcactgtgtgtgtgtgtgtgtgtgtgtgtgtgtgtgtgtgtgtgtgtgtgtgtgtgtgtgtgtgtgtgtgtgcatgtgtgtgtgtgcatgagtatgtgtgtgtgtgtgcctttagcgcatgtatgtatgtgtatgtgtgtgcgtgtttgtgtgtgtgcgtgcatatatgtatgtgtgtgtgtgtgcgtgtgtgcatgtctgtatgtgcatgtgtgtgtgtgtgtgtgcatatatgtatgtgtgtgtgtgtgtgtgcatgtctgtatgtgtgcatgtgtgtgtgtgtgtgtgtgcatatatgtatgtgtatgtgtgtgcgtgtgtgcatgtctgtatgtgcatgtgtgtgtgtgtgtgcatgtctgtatgtgcatgtgtgtgtgtgtgtgtgtgtgtgcatatatgtatgtgtatgtgtgtgtgtgtctcacccctTCTCCTCGTGCTCGCTTTCCTCCGTGGTCTCAGGTGAGCTGGTCGGGGGTGGACTCAGGCTACTGGGGGGGTCTAGGCTCCCGCGGCCACTGCTCTGGCTGGCGTAGCTACGGTAACGCTCCTCTGTCTCCGCGGCGATGTTGCGGTACCCTCGGATCTCAGCGTCCACCTCCTGGCTCTCCTCCCGcgtctcctccttctccttcaccTCCGCTGGACCTCTGCCCTTCTCCTTGCCTGGCACCATGCCCGGCAGGGGAACCCAGCTGGCGGGATGCCAGCCGTACGTCTCCCCTGTGCTGCCAGGCTGGGGTTGCCCTCCATCAGATGAAGGAGGACGACTCCGTCTGTCGGACAGCGGGAGTCCACTCTCGGGCGGGGAGCTGCTTCTGACAAGAGGGGAAAGCGCTCTCCGGTGGGGATGGCGACCTCTGCCAGGTGCGGAGTACCCCGTCTGTGGTGGAGAGGTTCCTCTGTCGGATGTGGGGTACCCCGTCTGTGGTGGAGAGGTTCCTCTGTCGGATGTGGGGTACCCCGTCTGTGGTGGAGAGGTTCCTCTGTCGGGTGTGGGGTACCCCGTCTGTGGTGGAGAGGTTCCTCTGTCGGATGTGGGGTACCCCGTCTGTGGTGGAGAGGTTCCTCTGTCAGGTGTGGGGTACCCCGTCTGTGGTGGAGAGTTTCCTCTGTCAGGTGTGGGGTACCCCGTCTGTGGTGGGGAGGTTCCTCTGTCAGGTGTGGGgtacccctctctcctctctcgtgGGCGACTGCCTCTCGACTTTGGGTCTGGGGAGCGTGGGTTTCCCATGAACTCCTTGGGGAACGTGGACGCCTGACGCCGAGGGTCAGGCCTTTGGTCTGGAGAGTTCACAGCATCCCTGTAAGAAGGGTTTGGGGTGGCACCCCTGGGTGGGGGGCTTTGGGGGCCCTTGCAAGGGGTGCTTGGTGTCTCTCTGAGCTGGGGAGTCGGTGCATTCCTCGAGTGGGCATTTGGGGTCCCCCTACAGGGATCTCCACTGAACTCCTGCCCCTGGACCTGGACCTGGTCCTGGTCTTGGTCCTGGTCCTCGCGCTGCGGGTAGGTTGCGAAGGGGACAGCGGAGCTGGCTCTGCCCTGGTTCAGGGAGTGGACCCAGGCGTCGGGCGCGAGGAACTCGCCCCTGTTGCGGTAGTCCAGACTCTGGGTGCTCTGGTGCCCGTGCCAGCGTTGGGACCCCCCCAGGCTGCCCGTCCTCCTCAGGTCAGGCCGAAGCACGTTCAAGTGGGACAGTGTCCGGCTCGGCTGGGCACTggacacctctctctcccagcgtgtgtgtgcatccgtccgctgtagctgctgctgctgctgctgcggcgtgtgtgtgtgtgtgtcccaatgtgtgtgtgtgtgtctgcctccaCGTCGGTCGGCAGCGATGGTGTGATATCGCTTCTCAATCTCGGGGCCATCGACGCTCATCTCTATGAAAGTGCACTCGTCTGGGCCGTCAGGGACAACGTTCACTGCACTCTCCTGAGTCTCTGCCGCaccagtgcgtgtgtgtgtgccagcgaCGCACTCTGCGGTGGCGGCCTCCTCCTGATAGCCTCGGCTCTGCGAGCCGGCCACCGAGAGCCTCTCCGGGGAGACGCACGTGCCGCGCAGCTCTGACCCCTGCCGGACGCCCCTCCTGTGCTGCTCCCGTGGGGACAAGTCAGCTTCTGACTCGCAGAGCGGAGAGCGCTTGGCTCGCTCGCCGTCCGGCCCCGTCCAGTCCTCGTCCGCTCCGTGCGTTTGGACCGGGACCAGCCGCGTGGGAGAGGACAGAGGGCTGGTCTCCCACAGGATGCTGGAGGAGGGCCGCGTGCTCCCTCGGCCAGAGGTCCCCGGCGAATAGCGCCCCCTGCTGGAGTGGAGGCCACTGCTGGGAGAGGCTCCCTCGCGCGTCTTCCACACCAGCTCCGGGTCCTCCTGGTGGTGGGGGTCTCTGACGGCGAGGGAGTGCCTGTCGGAGGCGTACTTCCTCAACTCGCGCTCCAGGGCCTCCCTCTCGCGCGCCAGCGTCAAGCAGCGGCTCAGGTTGCCCCTCTCGCGCTCGTGCTCCATCTGGAGAACCAGCAGGCTGCCAGAACCAGGACCAGAACCGGGAGCGACGGCGCCGGTACCGCTGGTGTCAGCACCACCGATGCGCTTCAGCGTCGCGTATCCAGAGCTGGTGCCCTGATGCCTCGGAGGCTCCGAGGAAGGGTCAGAGTACGCGTCCGATGCGTTGCTGCCCTCCGAGAGCAGGCTGGAACATTCCGGAAGCTGGGGGACGAGGTCGAGGTCGAGGTCGCCGTGGCGTCCCAGGAGGTAGTCGCCCTGCAGGGAGAGGTGCTTGCCATGGCGTGGCCCTCCTTGCGCAGTAGCTGGCGGCCGAGGGGACATCGGCGGACAGTAATTTTAGCGCGAGCATCCCGTCTCTGTCCATCCccctctgtctgtcccgccGCTCCTCCCGATTCGAGCGCAGGGAGTGGGACCTCTGGGGGCCTCCTCGGGCCGAAGAGGGGCATCGGGAGAAGTCCGCCTGCAGGCTCCTCCGGACGGGTGTCCGGGAGAAGGGGGTCTCCTCGAGAGTCTCCAGAGCGCTCGGGTCCAGAGAGAAGCGTCCATCCGGCCCGCGGGAGATGAGCTCCAGGGGAGAGAGGGGCGAGAGGGGGCCGCCGGCCCTGTGGAGGGTGCTctcggggaggggagggagtgcTCTGGAGGTGGAGGAGCGAGACCCCTGCTGGGGGCTTCGGTAGTCGGCCTGGCTGGAACGCTCCAAGGAGGCGGGATCGCAGGGGGAGGAGGACggggaggaggagtaggaggagaaGTGGGAGTGGGGAGGAAGGAGTTGGTGCTTCAGCACACTGTCTGGACTGCCACCAGCCGCACTTGCTctaaaaagagaaaaacacacacacacacagacacacacacacacacacacacacacagacatacagacacagacacacacatgcatgcacacaaacacacacacacacacacacacaaagacacacacacacgcatgcccacacacacacacacacacatacagacacacacacacacacacacacacacacacacacacacacacacacacacacacacacaaacggaaaGATAgacatggggagagagaaaagagaggtgaTACGTCTGCATCATGAGTGGGCTGATATGATACGAGTCACGCATGGTCAGGAGACGCTGGGGAGAATGAGAGGGACACTCACATTGCAGACGGGCTGGCCAGGAGAGCAGGTGTGAGAtctggatcacacacacacacacacacacacacacacacacacgtggatgaCAAGGAATAAAAAGGAACAATGTCAAAGACTCAGAAGAACAGAAGGGAGCCGcatcaaacacacagaacaaaaGGAACCACATTAGACACAGAACAGAAGGAAGCACATTACAGACATGGAACAGAAGGGGGGAAATGAAAGATATTAGACAGAAGGGACATGAAAAGGCAACGGAATATTCACATCTATAATGGACACAATTAGAATGGGACTAAATGAGTgacttagagtgtgtgtgtgtgtgtgtgtgtgtgtgtgtgtgtgattagactGGGACTAAATGGGTagcttagagagagagtgattctATTAGTGAGGTACTGAATGGTAGAATGGGACTAAATGAATGACTTAGGGCTATATTTTTAATCTGTCTGAACGGAGTGTCTTTAAGAAAAGCATAAAGTCACTTTGGGGCGGATCTTGGGCACAGATGCTATTTTACAGGCGGGATATTTGACTGTTGCAGCCctaaaatctaaaatggggtggtctagcgcagctacattaatcatgggtgtggttggGCGTAACGCAATAAACCAATCAAGGGCGTCAtatcacattccctttaacaacaggcacacgctttgttccatagctgattgctattatggtggTGTATTTGCCAGGCTGTGGTGAGCCGCTCACAGCCATAATTTTACTGTTCAGTGAAGGAACGGTCCGccattgatttttcctcttgacaaaatgtaatacagaattgtcacaaagacatactttcgatgttttgggatcactctcactgaatctgagattatgaatgcatggtgatattttgctatgtacaatgtaatctaacattacctctccATATACAATGCATATCTTCTGTCAGTTAATCTCTTCTCTCCCGTGCTGCACGCtttggggcatttgggttaaatggcatcggcatgcaattcaacatcacgtgattcgtgaaaatgtgtaacgctagatttatgcctattttttcacCACTTAATGGACACCGGCGTGTGCGCTTTGGCAGCACAGGCGGCCTGttagaaacagtttccaagctGACCTtaactttcaactctgcacagtttacaacactttatcatcaacttaatgcacgcgaCAACAttcgtttgagcaggagagagaataacaatgaatggatgcatcaactacagaaattgtagccatacttgctgctttTTGTACtatttgctggttaacagcacataaaagcTGGAGGTTTAATTCTTAACTCAAGACtttaaggccatcatggatataaaaagcattttggaaaataacgaaagggatggagggaaaattggagggatggaggcaaaattgtggtgcttaaAACCCCAGCTGGAATAATGTTGATGTTAAAGCCGCCATCgccgatgtttaaagccatataacaacggtaaattggaacaaaactaaaggta
The Alosa alosa isolate M-15738 ecotype Scorff River chromosome 12, AALO_Geno_1.1, whole genome shotgun sequence DNA segment above includes these coding regions:
- the LOC125304824 gene encoding uncharacterized protein LOC125304824, which translates into the protein MSPRPPATAQGGPRHGKHLSLQGDYLLGRHGDLDLDLVPQLPECSSLLSEGSNASDAYSDPSSEPPRHQGTSSGYATLKRIGGADTSGTGAVAPGSGPGSGSLLVLQMEHERERGNLSRCLTLAREREALERELRKYASDRHSLAVRDPHHQEDPELVWKTREGASPSSGLHSSRGRYSPGTSGRGSTRPSSSILWETSPLSSPTRLVPVQTHGADEDWTGPDGERAKRSPLCESEADLSPREQHRRGVRQGSELRGTCVSPERLSVAGSQSRGYQEEAATAECVAGTHTRTGAAETQESAVNVVPDGPDECTFIEMSVDGPEIEKRYHTIAADRRGGRHTHTHWDTHTHTPQQQQQQLQRTDAHTRWEREVSSAQPSRTLSHLNVLRPDLRRTGSLGGSQRWHGHQSTQSLDYRNRGEFLAPDAWVHSLNQGRASSAVPFATYPQREDQDQDQDQVQVQGQEFSGDPCRGTPNAHSRNAPTPQLRETPSTPCKGPQSPPPRGATPNPSYRDAVNSPDQRPDPRRQASTFPKEFMGNPRSPDPKSRGSRPRERREGYPTPDRGTSPPQTGYPTPDRGTSPPQTGYPTSDRGTSPPQTGYPTPDRGTSPPQTGYPTSDRGTSPPQTGYPTSDRGTSPPQTGYSAPGRGRHPHRRALSPLVRSSSPPESGLPLSDRRSRPPSSDGGQPQPGSTGETYGWHPASWVPLPGMVPGKEKGRGPAEVKEKEETREESQEVDAEIRGYRNIAAETEERYRSYASQSSGRGSLDPPSSLSPPPTSSPETTEESEHEEKGLRRRGSSVDENYEWDTHYVPMKSVYVKPGQVQLGPEGESRGQGVRDHLCKPTAELTSNGGGARGMFPSIRLLKSGGSFYCAGLPHHRSAELDPETVLF